The following DNA comes from Paenibacillus crassostreae.
GGAGCAACTTTGCGAAGCTTTGTTTGTCATCGGATACAGTTTCAGGGATGAGCATATTAACATTGCAATTGCTGAAAGAATAAAGATTGCCACACAGTCTATAGATCCACGTCCTTTAAAATTCGTTATAGTAGATTATGCCACAACTCCAGAGGATAAGGCATCATTTATTAGACAAATTAATTCTGCATTAGGATTAGAAATAGGAGCTAAGGGAAGATTCATTGAAAACGATTCAAGGGTTTTATTTGATGGTGCTAACAGTATCAATTTTTACAGCCAACGCAGTGAATAGTATCACAAATAGGCCGAAATCTTGATGCCAATCCATTGTTAGGCTGGGTCCTATCGTGAATTCCTAAACATTATCAGAAATCAGTGCGGAGTATAGATGACGAAAAATCTTCGAAGAAGAGTATCTCTGAGGTTTTGTAATGAAGTTAGAATTGACAACAGAAAAAGGTTATAAGTACATTATTGAAAGACATAGACATATTCCTGAGACACTTGTAAGAATGAAAAGGTCTGACTACTTGGAGAATCTTGCTATTCGTTTTTAGGGCTTCCATCAAAAGAGTGTAACTTCTATCAGCTCGATTATCAGGAGTTAGATAATATGTTTTCTGAAAATAAAAGTGTCATACGTTCGAGTCGTGTATTCAAAATGAATCTTTATTTCTATATTGATTGGCCAATAAAACATTATAAAGGAGACTACTTAAGACTGTCTCCTTTTTGTTATGTCCATATGCCAAGATTCTGGGCAGTTCCAAAGGCTCTTATGGGCAGTGAAGATTTAGTGATGATCAAGATTAAAGGTCAAGGATAGCGCTTTCTATGAAGAAGTATCGGAGATACTCGGTATATCAAATGAAAGATCTATGAGATGGTAAGAACGAGTCAAATCCCACACATAAAGGTTGGGAGTTGAGTAATATTCCATTTCTGTTCTCCGAGAATGGATGGGCGCAGCAATGTTACACGTAGAGGTCCATTACTAAATCCATTGCCTTCAGATAGGAATGATCCGAACGATGGGCTAGTTGATACACGATTTGAAATACATTTATCTGGTGAAACCATTCGATTTATTCAGACAGTCCTGGTGCTCCAAAAAGCCGAAATAAAGAAGCCCTTAGATGATGTTTTCGATGAAAGTGCAACGAAAAGTGTTTACAAAGATAGACCAGAAGATTTAGAAAAGCGAAGATTTTATGCCAAAGGCGGTACCATGCCCTGGAGGGCGGTTAATAACTTTTGGATAATCCTTACCTAAAAAAACGATCCTATGCGGTACCTATAAAAAAGAACACCTCTTCCCAGTGGATCCTTCTTCTGAGCGTACAACTAAGAATATATACAGAGTGATGCTGAATATACAAAATAATCAGCAGGAGCGAAGAGAGTTAAATGGAGCATGTGAAACTAGTTTTCGCATGCTTTTGGTATGTACGCCTAACATGGGCGTCATCTCTAGGGTTACGCCTAGCCAAGCTAGGCACAACTAGCCGGTGCAAGTCCGGTCGAGGTAAGAACCAAGTCACCTCGTAGCTGACAGGCAACTGGTGGAGAGATCCTAAGGTTGAAGCCCTGTGACAAAGTAACTCCCTATGGAGTGCGAGCAAAACAGCAGACCCTAACATAAAGTGAATCCTGCCACATCGTCAAGATAAACCCGAAAGGGACAAGAGAGCGTCGAGTCTCAATCCTATGGGCGAAGACCATGGAACGTGTGAAGAACTTGGAGTTGCAGCACGGAAGAACTCTCCGGTGTAAGGGGATCGGGAGTCAGCATAAAGAATATTGGAGAAACATCAGGAACGGAAACTGTTCAAATGTATATCAGGGATGTCATTGGAAGCGTCGTAAGACCGCTCAGGGAACTAAAGCAAAAAGGAGAAAGTACAACCGTATCATTTACCATTACAGAAGATATGCTGAAATTTTATGGAATCAAGATGAATTACACAAGTGAGCCTGGGCAATTCATTGTTTATATTGGAAGTGATAGCACAACAAAGAATAAGAAAGAATTTATATTAGAACCTGAGTTTGAATGACGAGCACAAATGTATTGATAAAGAGGGCTGGATTAATCCAGCCCTCTTTACGCTTAAATCTATAATCAAAACAGAATTATTAGTATGCCGGCATTTGCTGTGTGATACAGTGGATACCTCCGCCCCAAAAATTAACGGCAAGTGGGTCGATTTGAACGATTTTATACCCCGGGTAAGCCGTCTGCATCGTTTTCTTGAACTGATCATCCAATGTCTTCACATGTTGCGGGAGGCCTTCCCGCCAGTATTTCGGAATAAGAACGACCTGATTCGAGATTAGAAAGTTCATATAGCTTACCGCAGGCACTTGATAAACCGTCTCACCGGCTTTAATACCAAAATGGCTGTATTCATCATCATTCGCAGGAACGATACGTTCCTCCCAGAATAATGCTAAATCAGGATTCTCTACTTGGATTACGGTGAAAGGTTTACCGTTTGCATCCGTTGCATTTCGCAGAGTTTCGGCGGCCTCTTCATACACATGATAATCAGCTTTTCCTAGTGGGTGCCCGTTTAAGGCCGATTTAGGATATGAAGCAACAAGGACTGTATTTGGATTAATGAACCTGGCTACTTCGTCTATATGGCCGTTTGCCCCGCCGCCAAAATAATTGCCGGTCAGCGGCTTATTATCGGGCGAACGCCGATCTTGTAAAGGGCTGCGTTCCAGCCATACGATCTTTTTCTGTCCGTACATCCGTAAATATTCTGCTTCAATTTCAGCAAGCGTCTTACCGGGATTACGCTGTAATGCAGTATCCTTAAAAGTAAGCAGAACTCCCTCGCCATTTACCTCTAAGCCACCGCCTTCAGCAACAAAGCTGGAGGTAATGGTCTTCATTCCCAGCTTCTTGGCCATAATCTTATCTACGCCTCCGCGGGATAGCGAGTAAGGTGCTCTTGTTGTATCTACTCCGTAATTATTCCAGTTAAAATCAGCAATGAGCGGTTTTCCGTCAGTCGTCTTTAAGAATAATGGCCCGGGATCGCGGATGAAAATATTGGCTCCTCCATACATATGGAACTGCACTTTTGATTTATCAATTTTATATGAATCCATCCAGGTCATAGCTTCTTTTTTGGCAGCTTCATTCTCGACAACAAGATCGATACGTACTTTCTTATGTAGAGCTGTAATGATTTGAATAGACACTTTGTTGGGTTCAACACTACCCGACCATGCCAGCCATACCGACTTCTGCTTTTCCCATTCAGCCGGATAGGTGTACCCGTAATCAGAACGTTCTGAAAAGGCCATCGTTTTATAATCGGCAATTGTTCCTTGGGCATGCATCGAAACGGGGAGACATAAGGTTCCAAGCAAGGCTACCATCAGTGTTTTCTGAGCAATTTTTTTCATGTTTGACCCTCCAATGATTTAATAACCACATCCTGTGATAAGTTGATTATAGTTTTCGCCTGTGTAGTTTTTGTGTCATATAATATTACACAATTCTATATTTTAGTGGTTTCGTTTTAAAAAACATCTTGTGTGGTCGAATGTTTATGTAATATTATATTACATAACTTATCAAACTCATCATCCAATGGAGGCAATGAATTATGAGCCAACGTACTTTGTTGATCGTTGAAGACGAAGCCAGATTGAGACAAGTCATAGCTGACTACTTTTTTCAAGCGAAATGGAATGTGGTTGAAGCAGAGAATGGGCGTGAAGCACTCTCGTTACTGGAAGAGAATGTTATAGATCTGATCATTACCGATATTCTGATGCCAGTCATGGATGGATGGGAGCTGTGTACAACTGTCCGGCGCAGATCAAACATTCCGATTATTATGTTGACTTCTAAATCCGAGGATGAAGATAAGCTTAGGGGATATAAAATGGGCTCCGATGATTATATTGGCAAACCATTCAGCCCAATGGTGTTAGTGGCTAAGGCCAACAATCTTCTGGATCGTACAGAAGGTTTTATCTCTTCAAGCGAGTCGGTGATTAAGGGCACCGAGCTCGCCATTAATCGCCCTGCACATGAAGTCAAAATTAACGGAAAGGCAATTTCACTCGGACCGAAGGAGTTTGATATACTGCTATATCTTGTAAAGAACCGCGGGATTGTACTGAGTCGTGAAAGTATCCTTAATCAGATATGGGGATATAATTATGACGGTGATATAAGGGTAGTAGATACCCAGATCAAACGGTTGCGGGCAAAAATCGGTAACGCGTCAGATTTGATTCAAACCATCCCTCGATACGGATATAAATTTGAGGTTAGAGCATGAATGGTAAGAGTGTTATAGTTAAGCTTTTCACATTAACATCTTCCGTTTTTATTGTATTGTTTCTGCTGATGTACGTGGGGCAGCTAGTATTCTTTGAAGACTTCTATAAGTACCGGGAACTAAAATCCCTTGAAAAAAATACACGAGCATTTGCTGATCAATACGAAAAGAGTACAGACGAGCTCAATAGAATTAACGCTTTGTCAGCATTTCTCAATGACAATAAAGCCCAGATTGTTGTTGTGGACAAAAGCGGGAATTATTTGTTCGATAATCCATTCAAGATTGTTATTACTTTGGAAAATGGCCAAGAAATTACAATTCCTCTATACGTGTACCCGCATTCCGGAGAACTGGAGAATACAGGGTTAAAGATCGGAGACACCATTTCCGTAACTGGTCTTTTTCAGTATGAGGGAAATAAAGAGATATTTTATTCAACACAAATTACAAAGAATGATGGCGCCCTGATTTCCAGGAGAACAGAACATTCACAAACCAGCATGCAGGTACTGACCGGAAGGATTGTCCATATCATTCTACCGCGGGCGGATCAGTGGAATATACGGGAGGGGATCCTTAACTTTGCGATTATAGGGAACTTTCCACTGGCTGATACTGAGCTGCAGATGCTTGAATCGGGAGAGGCGATTACTAAAGAATGGACTGAACCATGGAGTAACGCAGAAAATCTCATTCTTCTACACCCTATATTGGAAGAAGGGAACTTATCCAGCATAGCTATGGTCGTCTCTTCAGTAGCTGAGTTAGACACAACTTACGCCTCGCTTAGAATTTATTATCTGTACTTTGGTGCGGGCGGTATTTTACTCATACTACTGTTATCGGTGTTCTATTCAAAGGTTGTGGCGAAACCACTGCTGAAGATCAATGATATGGCTAAAAGATTAGAACGCATGGACTTTTCTGTAATTACACCTCTGCAGTGTAATGATGAATTTGGGATGTTGTCTCGTAATTTAACCAGTCTCGCCGGCAAACTGGATGTTGCCCTCTCCCAGCTGCGTGAGATGAACAGTCAATTGCTCTCTGATATTGAACAAAAAGAGCAACTTGAGCGGATACAACATGCTTTCATTTCGGATATATCTCACGAACTTAAAACACCTTTGTCCATCATTCGAAGTTATGCTGAAGGATTAAGGGATAGGGTAGCTGAGGATAGAAAAAGGTTATACACCGATACGATTATCGATGAATGCAAGCGGATGGAAGAACTCATTCTCAATATGTTGATGTTAATGCGGTACGATTCGGAGATGAACTTGTTTCACCCTGAAGCTTGTTCATTAAAGGAACTGTTGGAACGGGTTATCAGATTGATGAAAGAACAGCTTAATGGAAGTGAGCTGGAGCTCGTATTTAAGGCAGAGCAGAACTATATCGTGTATGTAGATCCTGTGTTAGTGGAAAGGATTATGTTAAATTTAATTAGTAATGCCATTCGGCATGCGTATCCTGAAAGTACAATCACTATTAGTGTAGAGGAGTTTTCGTCCCAAACCGTACGCGTTGCTGTAAAGAATCAGGGGAATTCGATTGCGGAAGAACACATGCAGCGGATATGGGACCGTTTCTATCAAGTTGCAGAGAGCAGAAGCCGGAACATGTCAGGCTCAGGTTTGGGACTGGCAATCGTAAAACAGATTGTAAATGATCATGGTCAATCCTGCGGCAGCTGTAATACGGATGAAGGGGTTGTTTTCTGGTTCACTCTAGAGATGTTCTTGGAAGAGGAATAAATGAAACATAGGGTAACCAGATAATTTCTGGTTACCCCTGTTTCATTTCAATTACCAGGTTAATAGATGTGAGTATCTTAAGGCGTTAAATCCACAGAGGCAATTTGAGCAGAGGTATTTCCATGAATATCTTTGGCCAGGGCAAGAACATGTAATGTATCTGCCTTAAAGGCATCAGGCCGATTATATTTAGCAGTTGACAATGTGGATGACCAATTGGCGAGATTTTGCTTCGTCTCTACTCGAGTGCCATTGACATAGACACGGAGCTCAGCAATCTTACTCTGATCGGTGACTGATCCGTTTAAGACAAGATCTTCCTCTTTGATGGCAGCATTCAATGTTATTACAGGAGTATCTTTCTCGAGCCGCTTAGCAGGAGTGATTGATGTTTTAGAATTGTATGAAATGGTCTCATTCTGAAGCGGAGGCGTACGAGTTGCAATCGGACGGTTGTGCGATGCCTGTTCATAGGAATATGCATATGTGAGCAGATCATTGTCGGTATAAGCTGCACCTGCCAAGGTTAGATTGACAGGCATGCCCGTATCCTTCATCACCCCCATACTTACAGACACACTTGGAATTCCATATTCACGTAGAACATAGTTCGTATTGGAGAAATAGTTACCATTCTCCCAGGCTTCGTCATAGGAAGACTCATTCACGTCTGCATCCGACTTGCCGATATTTGAATTGGCCGGGAAGGCGATGAAATCAAGTTCTTCTTTTTTCATCCAATCTTCAAAGTCAATTTTCCGGACCTTTTCAAGCCCTTGCAGTCCCTCGCTAAATTGTGGTATTTGTTCATATGGAGTAACTCCTTGTTTAACAGTCTCGATTAATGCATTATATCTGCCCAGGTCATTGCCCTGTTTGGCATCGACTGAATCAGGAGGATTCGGGAAGACTGTGGCCGGATCGATATTAGCCCAGGATGGGAAGTTCGGATCTTCAACACTTTTGAGGAACGTTTCAACTGCATATGGATTGATTAAGCTAAACTCTGTTCCTATCCAATTGGCCGGTAGCAGCCCCCGCTCCTCCGGTGTTATTGCTGTAACACGATCTTGCTCGCTGTTTGCTTGGAGCGGAAAATCCACTTCTACAATTTCTGCCCCCAGCGCAGTTAAGTCCGCTACTGTTGCTTCCCACAATGCCAGAATAGAAGGCCTGATCTCTATCGGCTTGGTGCCTCCATAGTCTTTGCCGATATAAATTTTCGGAACACCAATACGCTTACCTTTCAAAGCATCTGTATCCCTCAGTTCGAGATAAGTATCGGGACGAACACTGCTGACAGAAGGTAACTGAACTGCATCTTGCTCACGCCAAAGGTCACCTTTAGTGATATGGTCTTCAACCACAAGAACGTCCAGCAAGCGAAGCATATCTTCTACAGTTCTAGTATGGGGAACGACAACATCGCGGATCGGGAAAAGCGGCCAATTGCCGCGGATTGAAATCAGACCGCGTGAAGGTGTGTAAGCAATCAATCCATTGTTGGAGGCTGGTGATCTTCCGGATGATACAGTTTCTTCTCCCATTCCAAAGGCAGCAAAGTTGGCAGCCGTGGCGACAGCTGAACCATTTGATGAACCTGAGAACCATGCGGCTGCTAAATAATCTTTGTTATATGGACTTTCAGACCGGCCATAGATACCTCTTTGCATTCCCCCAGCTGCCATTGGAGGCATGTTGGTTTTACCGATCAGTACACCGCCGGATTCACGAATTTTCCCGACTGTAAAAGCATCGTCCTTTGCTGTTAAATTTTTAAAAGCGGGGGATCCTGAAGCCACAGTAAGCCCTTTAACCTTGTAACTGTCTTTAACTGTGTAAGGGATTCCTTGCAATGGACCGGTAACAATACCCTGAGATCTTAATTGATCCGCTTTTGCAGCTTCTTCTAATACATTGGGATTGAGCACGGGGATAGAATTGAGCATGATTCCGCTTGTGTCATAGGCGTACACCCTATTCAAATACATAGCAGTTAGTTCGACACTCGAAAGTGCTCCGGATTTCATAGCGTTCTGCATCTGAGCGATTGTCGATTCTTGCAGCCGGAAGGTGACTTGAGGAGCAGGAGCCGAGGTGGTTGTGTTCAGGGAGACAGTTGCAGCTGATGCAACCGGAGCTGCGGTGAGAGTCAGAATCATGCCGGCAGCGATCCATTTTGGATACCGGTTGAATTTAGATTTCTCTTTTGATTTTGTAGGAAGTTTTCGCAATGCTTGTCACTCCTTTTTAATGGTATTCATTCATTGTAAAAGGAGGTTTTGGAATTTTTGTGTCACATTTCTTAACATTACAGTAATAGTGTATCAAACGAATGCACTGTTTCAGACTTGAGTTTATGTTGTTATCACTAAAAGCTGGATCTCGTAACTCGCTTCATCAAGCGGTCAGACATACGTTCCTTCAGGTACTTTTTTTGAGTTTAATTTTTGATCCGGCTGCTCAAGAATAATGAAAATTTCGGAGACCGCGGAAGAGGGAGCTAAGCAAGGAATAGTCCCCAAAGGAAAAGACTATAGAAAATTTATTCAATGTAGTTAAGGCTTTAAAGTGGTGGAGAAGATTGAATGATGTGCCGAAATATCCAAAGGGTTATCCTTTTGAACATTTGATAGGCTTATGTTGCCCTGATGATATCAGTAGTGTCGGACAAGGAGTAACTGAAGTTTTAGAGGCTATTGTTAACGATCACCCAACAAAGCCTTTTATGGAAGACCATGGTGTACCCGAGCATGACGTTGTGGGAAGGGTTACTCCTGAAGAATACGATGAGTTCTATAAGCTTATCCAAGAAGTAGCTGTAATTGCTGGAAAGGCTACAGATGCGACCACAGTAAAAGAAAGTGCAGAAGAATGGAATAAACTCTTTGGTTCTAAATTCCCTACATCAGAGGCAACAACCGACAAGAATAACAGGGCAAGTGTTGGATTTTCAAAAAGAGAAAATCCGACAACTCCTAATATTGTAGGTGGACGTTTCGGATGATTAAATCAGTCCCTGAACGTATAATTACTGGATGTATTCAACTTGAAATTATAGATGGGTGCCAGCAGCTAGAAGAGGTGTATTGGTTTGAAAGGTTTCAGAGTTGGGTTCTTCATTTTAGCTTAAAGGTATCTGGGCTAGATATAAACTCATCGATACCCCAAACGACGCAGTGGTATATGCTTATAGATCCCCTTTATCCAAGGGGATCTATAAGCATATTTCCCGATAAAATTAATAGTATAACCCTTATCTATAAACATATGAATGAAAACATTGAAAAGGATCACCTTCATTGGAGGTTAGGGAAGATTTGCACTGATTGGGATACCGGTCAACTGGAATTACTGTCTGACAATGACGAGCTCATGGATGTAGAACAGCGCATTAATTGGCATGTGCAGCGACTGAAACAATGGCTGCTTGCTGCTTCAAATGATTCTTTAGCCATACCAGGAGACTATTTCGAATTACCTCATACTCATTTCGAACCGAAGTTTTCAGTGGTTTTTGCAGAAGAACGAATAATAATGATTATAGGGAAACAAGATGGTATATATGAGTCATTTAGTTTGGGAACTAGCGACATATCATTTTGAACATTGGTTAAACATTGCGAATATTTACGCTAAGAAAAAGATTAGGCCTAAGCCCAACTTTGATTTTGAATACGATTACAATTCAATAGTGATTTTTCCAAAGAGAAGTAACAAGCTTGAAAAGCACTCTTTTAATGCATTAACTTGGGGAGAATTAGAATGCCCTTATATACTTAACAAAAAAAGAGATCTTGAGGAAATTTCACATCTGCCAATGAGATTAGCAATTACGAATGGTAATGAAGAAGATAAAAAGGCAGCGGAAAAATATCTTAGAAACTTACGCGTATTATCTGCAATTCGTTAAAGTGTAATCACCAATAAAATTGGGAGATCTTAAAAACACATACACGTAAAAAGTCGCCAAGTTGGTGGCTTTTTTGTGTTGACGATATAAAGCTTCAATAAAAAAATAATCTATTTATT
Coding sequences within:
- a CDS encoding fibronectin type III-like domain-contianing protein; its protein translation is MYIRDVIGSVVRPLRELKQKGESTTVSFTITEDMLKFYGIKMNYTSEPGQFIVYIGSDSTTKNKKEFILEPEFE
- a CDS encoding agmatine deiminase family protein; this translates as MKKIAQKTLMVALLGTLCLPVSMHAQGTIADYKTMAFSERSDYGYTYPAEWEKQKSVWLAWSGSVEPNKVSIQIITALHKKVRIDLVVENEAAKKEAMTWMDSYKIDKSKVQFHMYGGANIFIRDPGPLFLKTTDGKPLIADFNWNNYGVDTTRAPYSLSRGGVDKIMAKKLGMKTITSSFVAEGGGLEVNGEGVLLTFKDTALQRNPGKTLAEIEAEYLRMYGQKKIVWLERSPLQDRRSPDNKPLTGNYFGGGANGHIDEVARFINPNTVLVASYPKSALNGHPLGKADYHVYEEAAETLRNATDANGKPFTVIQVENPDLALFWEERIVPANDDEYSHFGIKAGETVYQVPAVSYMNFLISNQVVLIPKYWREGLPQHVKTLDDQFKKTMQTAYPGYKIVQIDPLAVNFWGGGIHCITQQMPAY
- a CDS encoding response regulator transcription factor; this encodes MSQRTLLIVEDEARLRQVIADYFFQAKWNVVEAENGREALSLLEENVIDLIITDILMPVMDGWELCTTVRRRSNIPIIMLTSKSEDEDKLRGYKMGSDDYIGKPFSPMVLVAKANNLLDRTEGFISSSESVIKGTELAINRPAHEVKINGKAISLGPKEFDILLYLVKNRGIVLSRESILNQIWGYNYDGDIRVVDTQIKRLRAKIGNASDLIQTIPRYGYKFEVRA
- a CDS encoding sensor histidine kinase yields the protein MNGKSVIVKLFTLTSSVFIVLFLLMYVGQLVFFEDFYKYRELKSLEKNTRAFADQYEKSTDELNRINALSAFLNDNKAQIVVVDKSGNYLFDNPFKIVITLENGQEITIPLYVYPHSGELENTGLKIGDTISVTGLFQYEGNKEIFYSTQITKNDGALISRRTEHSQTSMQVLTGRIVHIILPRADQWNIREGILNFAIIGNFPLADTELQMLESGEAITKEWTEPWSNAENLILLHPILEEGNLSSIAMVVSSVAELDTTYASLRIYYLYFGAGGILLILLLSVFYSKVVAKPLLKINDMAKRLERMDFSVITPLQCNDEFGMLSRNLTSLAGKLDVALSQLREMNSQLLSDIEQKEQLERIQHAFISDISHELKTPLSIIRSYAEGLRDRVAEDRKRLYTDTIIDECKRMEELILNMLMLMRYDSEMNLFHPEACSLKELLERVIRLMKEQLNGSELELVFKAEQNYIVYVDPVLVERIMLNLISNAIRHAYPESTITISVEEFSSQTVRVAVKNQGNSIAEEHMQRIWDRFYQVAESRSRNMSGSGLGLAIVKQIVNDHGQSCGSCNTDEGVVFWFTLEMFLEEE
- a CDS encoding amidase — protein: MRKLPTKSKEKSKFNRYPKWIAAGMILTLTAAPVASAATVSLNTTTSAPAPQVTFRLQESTIAQMQNAMKSGALSSVELTAMYLNRVYAYDTSGIMLNSIPVLNPNVLEEAAKADQLRSQGIVTGPLQGIPYTVKDSYKVKGLTVASGSPAFKNLTAKDDAFTVGKIRESGGVLIGKTNMPPMAAGGMQRGIYGRSESPYNKDYLAAAWFSGSSNGSAVATAANFAAFGMGEETVSSGRSPASNNGLIAYTPSRGLISIRGNWPLFPIRDVVVPHTRTVEDMLRLLDVLVVEDHITKGDLWREQDAVQLPSVSSVRPDTYLELRDTDALKGKRIGVPKIYIGKDYGGTKPIEIRPSILALWEATVADLTALGAEIVEVDFPLQANSEQDRVTAITPEERGLLPANWIGTEFSLINPYAVETFLKSVEDPNFPSWANIDPATVFPNPPDSVDAKQGNDLGRYNALIETVKQGVTPYEQIPQFSEGLQGLEKVRKIDFEDWMKKEELDFIAFPANSNIGKSDADVNESSYDEAWENGNYFSNTNYVLREYGIPSVSVSMGVMKDTGMPVNLTLAGAAYTDNDLLTYAYSYEQASHNRPIATRTPPLQNETISYNSKTSITPAKRLEKDTPVITLNAAIKEEDLVLNGSVTDQSKIAELRVYVNGTRVETKQNLANWSSTLSTAKYNRPDAFKADTLHVLALAKDIHGNTSAQIASVDLTP